In a single window of the Ancylobacter polymorphus genome:
- a CDS encoding glycoside hydrolase family 5 protein — translation MIRCALPLATALLLAAAPALALTDTPAAPAGSATTAAPVAPVGAPASAPGFIRAEGTRFVNPDGSTFNIKGMSFGNWLLPEGYMFKFTVQRSPQDIEDVIEYLAGPEEAARFWKDFREAYIQEEDVAFLAASGFSTIRVPLHWKFFLDPANPDQVDPKGEGWARIDRLVGWAKAHNIKLILDIHAAPGGQTGVNHDDGVGYPLTFYVPEYKRRTLTMWRAIAERYKDETAVLGYDLLNEPITPYHDTDFLNSRLEPFYRELVEAIRAVDPNHPIMLAGAQWSTNFDVFGKPFADNLGYTYHMFWAGPQRSSIQKYVNFANRWQVPIFIGETGELNDDWNQKFRTLNERFGLGWSFWTYKNLDTPSTVASINRPQGWDAIALFGSVPKSQWPTMEKPSREQVAATLRAYIENARFANTTIRASYVASLGLHATCPRLASGAAPAAPQTAAPPPTATLATAGEAQLAAVTSCP, via the coding sequence ATGATCCGCTGCGCTCTTCCCCTCGCCACCGCCCTCCTTCTCGCCGCCGCCCCCGCCCTGGCGCTGACCGACACGCCGGCCGCGCCGGCCGGTTCCGCGACCACCGCCGCGCCGGTGGCGCCTGTGGGCGCGCCCGCGTCTGCCCCCGGCTTCATCCGGGCGGAAGGCACGCGTTTCGTCAATCCGGACGGATCGACGTTCAATATCAAGGGGATGAGCTTCGGCAACTGGCTGCTGCCGGAAGGCTATATGTTCAAGTTCACGGTCCAGCGCTCGCCGCAGGATATCGAGGACGTGATCGAGTACCTCGCCGGCCCGGAGGAGGCCGCGCGGTTCTGGAAGGATTTCCGCGAGGCCTATATCCAGGAAGAGGATGTCGCCTTCCTCGCCGCCTCCGGCTTCTCCACCATCCGCGTGCCGCTGCATTGGAAATTCTTCCTCGACCCCGCCAATCCCGACCAGGTCGACCCGAAGGGCGAGGGCTGGGCGCGGATCGACCGGCTGGTCGGCTGGGCCAAGGCGCATAACATCAAGCTCATCCTCGACATCCACGCCGCCCCCGGCGGGCAGACCGGCGTGAACCATGATGACGGCGTCGGCTACCCGCTCACCTTCTATGTGCCGGAATACAAGCGGCGCACGCTCACCATGTGGCGCGCCATCGCCGAGCGCTACAAGGACGAGACGGCGGTGCTGGGCTATGACCTGCTCAACGAGCCGATCACCCCCTATCACGACACGGATTTCCTCAATTCGCGGCTGGAGCCGTTCTATCGCGAGCTGGTGGAGGCGATCCGCGCGGTCGATCCCAACCACCCGATCATGCTGGCGGGGGCGCAGTGGAGCACGAATTTCGACGTGTTCGGCAAGCCCTTCGCCGACAATCTCGGCTACACCTACCACATGTTCTGGGCCGGCCCGCAGCGCAGCTCGATCCAGAAATATGTCAACTTCGCCAATCGCTGGCAGGTGCCGATCTTCATCGGCGAGACCGGCGAACTGAACGACGACTGGAACCAGAAATTCCGCACGCTCAATGAGCGCTTCGGCCTCGGCTGGAGCTTCTGGACCTACAAGAATCTCGATACGCCCTCCACCGTCGCCTCCATCAACCGCCCCCAGGGCTGGGACGCCATCGCTCTGTTCGGCAGCGTGCCGAAGAGCCAGTGGCCGACGATGGAAAAGCCCTCGCGGGAACAGGTGGCGGCGACGCTGCGGGCCTATATCGAAAACGCGCGCTTCGCCAATACGACGATCCGCGCCTCCTATGTAGCTTCGCTCGGGCTTCACGCCACCTGCCCGCGTCTCGCCTCCGGTGCGGCGCCCGCCGCGCCTCAAACGGCCGCGCCGCCACCCACTGCCACCCTCGCCACGGCGGGAGAGGCTCAACTCGCCGCCGTGACCTCCTGCCCGTGA
- a CDS encoding GntP family permease encodes MSYLIYAAILLVVVALFALITARGRVHPFLALVLAAFAFNQGVGWSLSFVVKSFSVGFGQTLAALGIIVVTGALMAEIADGTGATARLQQRARGWRTRSGPLAVLGLIGGMASTPAAAFAVLNPLRRGMGGDSPRSALTLGLALSAGHGLLIPAPTVLASLTILRADWGLAVAVGLPLALIAGAFGALWAKGCASGAPNPLDTTAGIKGASLHASQRGALALLVVSLVLVAMLIVQALGDIASEPFGGGNDRHFILALGSPALLLVTGVGLLLLLSWSWEKGGLSEAGWAGRAVTKVAPLLLILGAAGGLAKVAQDVGMAEMTAEYLIPLAPASGALVLVLPFALAATIKILQGSSLVAAITSAGMMMELAAPLGLGDPMGRVLAALAVSAGAMTVPQINDGLFWLVTRAGRFTPPAALALFSGGALLQGGLILVCLIAVRLVAA; translated from the coding sequence ATGTCCTATCTCATCTACGCCGCCATCCTGCTTGTCGTCGTGGCCTTGTTCGCGCTGATCACCGCGCGCGGACGCGTGCATCCCTTCCTCGCGCTGGTGCTCGCCGCCTTCGCCTTCAACCAGGGCGTCGGCTGGTCGCTGAGCTTCGTGGTGAAATCCTTCTCCGTCGGCTTCGGCCAGACGCTGGCGGCACTCGGCATCATCGTGGTGACAGGGGCGCTGATGGCGGAAATCGCCGACGGGACGGGGGCCACGGCGCGGCTGCAGCAGAGGGCGCGCGGCTGGCGCACCCGCTCCGGCCCGCTCGCCGTGCTCGGGCTGATTGGCGGCATGGCGTCCACCCCGGCGGCGGCGTTCGCGGTGCTGAACCCGCTGCGGCGCGGCATGGGCGGCGACAGCCCGCGCTCGGCGCTCACCCTCGGCCTCGCCCTTTCCGCCGGCCATGGCCTGCTGATCCCGGCCCCCACCGTGCTGGCGAGCCTCACCATATTGCGCGCCGACTGGGGGCTGGCGGTGGCGGTCGGCCTGCCCCTGGCGCTGATCGCCGGGGCCTTCGGGGCGCTGTGGGCGAAGGGCTGCGCCAGCGGCGCGCCCAACCCGCTGGACACCACCGCCGGCATCAAGGGCGCGAGCCTGCACGCGTCGCAGCGCGGCGCGCTGGCGCTGCTGGTCGTCAGCCTGGTTCTGGTGGCGATGCTCATCGTGCAGGCGCTGGGCGACATCGCCTCCGAACCCTTCGGCGGCGGCAATGACCGGCATTTCATCCTGGCGCTGGGCAGCCCGGCGCTGCTGCTGGTCACCGGCGTCGGCCTGCTGCTGCTGCTGAGCTGGAGCTGGGAAAAGGGCGGCCTCTCCGAGGCCGGCTGGGCCGGGCGGGCGGTGACGAAGGTGGCGCCGCTCCTCCTCATCCTCGGCGCTGCCGGCGGCCTCGCCAAGGTGGCGCAGGATGTCGGCATGGCGGAGATGACGGCGGAATATCTCATTCCCCTCGCCCCCGCCTCCGGCGCGCTGGTGCTGGTGCTGCCCTTCGCGCTCGCCGCCACCATCAAGATCCTGCAGGGTTCCTCGCTGGTCGCCGCCATCACGAGCGCCGGCATGATGATGGAACTCGCCGCCCCGCTCGGCCTCGGCGACCCGATGGGGCGCGTTCTTGCCGCATTGGCGGTGAGCGCCGGCGCCATGACCGTGCCGCAGATCAATGACGGATTGTTCTGGCTGGTGACGCGGGCCGGGCGCTTCACCCCGCCGGCGGCGCTGGCGCTGTTCTCCGGCGGGGCGCTGCTGCAGGGCGGGCTGATCCTCGTCTGCCTCATCGCCGTCCGGCTGGTGGCCGCCTGA
- a CDS encoding GH1 family beta-glucosidase, with protein sequence MLRRRDLLLSALAAASLPALPLTARAQAAAAAPLPPSGTPRLPADFVWGASTSAYQIEGAVAEGGRKPSIWDVFSHTPGRIADGTTGDVACDHYHRYADDVTLMGDLGFKAYRFSLAWPRVTPDGTGAVNAAGLDFYDRLVDSLLARGIAPMACLYHWDLPQALQERGGWHNRDMANWFADYARVAVQRLGDRVKPWAMLNEPSVHAIFGHGFGNHAPGLTGWDSYVKAQHHQNLAQGTGIAAVRGMHPDLKLGTVLSLQPIFPASQDPADIAAAARFDACWNTINLDPLFHGRYPELFADAFAPLVQPGDMATIRAPLDFLGVNYYGPSYIRHDANAFLGQASWGALPPDTPQTLLGWPISAQGMVEVLARLRDTYGNPPVFITENGACYEDPAPVDGVVADPERTEYLRAHLVAAGEAIAQGCALKGYYVWSLLDNFEWAEGERRRFGVVRVDFATQQRTPKQSARYLSRLMKAQGGVTAP encoded by the coding sequence ATGCTGCGACGCCGTGACCTGCTGCTCTCCGCCCTTGCCGCCGCCAGCCTGCCCGCCCTCCCGCTGACCGCGCGCGCGCAAGCCGCCGCCGCCGCGCCGCTACCGCCCTCCGGCACGCCGCGCCTGCCGGCGGACTTCGTCTGGGGCGCCTCCACCTCGGCCTACCAGATCGAGGGCGCGGTGGCGGAAGGCGGGCGCAAGCCCTCTATCTGGGACGTGTTTTCCCACACGCCCGGCCGCATCGCCGACGGCACGACGGGCGATGTCGCCTGCGACCACTACCACCGCTATGCCGACGACGTGACCCTGATGGGCGATCTCGGCTTCAAGGCCTATCGCTTCTCGCTCGCCTGGCCGCGGGTGACGCCCGACGGCACCGGCGCGGTGAACGCGGCCGGGCTCGACTTCTACGACCGGCTTGTCGACAGCCTGCTGGCGCGCGGCATCGCGCCCATGGCCTGTCTCTACCACTGGGATCTGCCGCAGGCTTTGCAGGAACGCGGCGGCTGGCACAATCGCGACATGGCGAACTGGTTCGCCGACTATGCCCGCGTCGCCGTGCAGCGGCTCGGCGACCGGGTGAAGCCGTGGGCGATGCTGAACGAACCCTCTGTGCACGCCATTTTCGGCCATGGCTTCGGCAATCACGCGCCCGGCCTCACCGGCTGGGACAGCTATGTGAAGGCCCAGCACCACCAGAACCTCGCCCAGGGCACCGGCATCGCCGCCGTGCGGGGAATGCACCCCGACCTCAAGCTCGGCACGGTGCTGTCGCTGCAGCCGATCTTTCCGGCCTCCCAGGACCCGGCCGACATTGCAGCGGCCGCGCGCTTCGATGCCTGCTGGAACACGATCAATCTCGACCCGCTGTTCCATGGCCGCTACCCTGAACTGTTTGCGGACGCCTTCGCGCCGCTGGTCCAGCCGGGCGATATGGCAACAATCCGCGCCCCGCTCGATTTCCTCGGCGTGAACTATTACGGACCGTCCTATATCCGCCACGACGCCAACGCCTTTCTCGGCCAGGCGAGCTGGGGCGCGCTACCGCCGGACACGCCGCAGACGCTGCTCGGCTGGCCGATCAGCGCGCAGGGCATGGTCGAGGTGCTGGCCCGGCTGCGCGACACCTATGGCAACCCGCCGGTGTTCATCACCGAGAACGGCGCCTGCTATGAGGACCCCGCGCCGGTGGACGGGGTAGTGGCCGACCCGGAGCGGACGGAATATTTGCGCGCGCATCTCGTCGCCGCCGGCGAGGCGATCGCCCAGGGCTGCGCGCTCAAGGGCTATTATGTCTGGTCGCTGCTCGACAATTTCGAATGGGCGGAAGGCGAGCGCCGGCGTTTCGGCGTGGTGCGGGTGGATTTCGCCACCCAGCAGCGCACGCCCAAGCAGTCCGCCCGCTATCTCTCACGCCTGATGAAGGCGCAGGGCGGGGTTACGGCACCCTGA
- a CDS encoding acyl carrier protein gives MQTDDPAVAEIVAFISGEVGVDASLLTPDTPVAELGISSLDLIETIFKLESRFGIEIPNDGPLSGSEVTVGTLVDHVAELLAAQKAKTA, from the coding sequence ATGCAGACAGACGATCCCGCCGTCGCCGAAATCGTCGCCTTCATCTCCGGCGAGGTCGGCGTGGATGCGAGCCTGCTCACGCCGGACACGCCGGTGGCGGAGCTGGGCATCTCCTCGCTCGACCTGATCGAGACGATCTTCAAGCTGGAAAGCCGTTTCGGTATCGAGATTCCCAATGACGGCCCGCTGAGCGGCAGCGAGGTCACGGTCGGCACGCTGGTCGACCATGTCGCCGAGCTGCTGGCGGCGCAGAAGGCGAAGACCGCCTGA
- a CDS encoding beta-ketoacyl-[acyl-carrier-protein] synthase family protein: MAARVAVTGLGSLSALGNDVAAHLAGLRAGTVGIGETQGLDVSAMKTKISAEVRGFVPEEHFEPRQLGLVDRTSQFAVVAARQALAQAGPAFEGVARHRIGAIFAASVGFHAVDDSYRKLYAEGAPRPHPFTVPRAMPSGQVSHVTMDLGIHGPAFSIASACSSAAHSIGTAFHMVRSGMLDVALAGGGESQITYGMLKSWEALRVLSPEACRPFSKDRSGLVIGEGAGAVVLENLDRARARGATIHAEIVGFGMSADGMDITAPDMASAAASMRFALEDAGLAPEAIGYVSAHGTATALNDKTEAAALRLVFGDHLARLPVSSSKSQYGHTMNASGALDFVTTVLALREGFLPPTMGFREADPECDLDCVPNAAREAAIEAAISSSFAFGGLNAVLAVKRYEG; encoded by the coding sequence ATGGCCGCACGCGTCGCCGTCACCGGCCTCGGCTCGCTCTCCGCGCTGGGCAATGATGTCGCCGCCCATCTCGCCGGCCTGCGTGCCGGCACGGTGGGCATTGGCGAGACCCAGGGCCTCGATGTCTCGGCGATGAAGACGAAGATTTCCGCCGAAGTGCGCGGCTTCGTGCCGGAGGAGCATTTCGAGCCGCGCCAGCTTGGCCTGGTCGACCGCACCTCGCAATTCGCCGTGGTCGCCGCCCGGCAGGCGCTGGCGCAGGCGGGCCCGGCCTTCGAAGGCGTGGCGCGCCACCGCATCGGCGCCATCTTCGCCGCCTCGGTCGGCTTCCATGCCGTCGATGACAGCTACCGCAAGCTCTATGCCGAGGGCGCGCCGCGCCCGCACCCCTTCACCGTGCCCCGTGCCATGCCAAGCGGCCAGGTGAGCCATGTCACCATGGATCTCGGCATTCACGGCCCGGCCTTTTCCATCGCCTCGGCCTGCTCCTCCGCCGCCCATTCCATCGGCACCGCCTTCCATATGGTGCGTTCCGGCATGCTGGATGTCGCGCTGGCGGGCGGGGGCGAATCGCAGATCACCTATGGCATGCTGAAGAGCTGGGAGGCGCTGCGCGTGCTCTCCCCCGAGGCCTGCCGCCCCTTCTCCAAGGACCGCTCCGGCCTCGTCATCGGCGAGGGCGCCGGCGCCGTGGTGTTGGAGAATCTGGACCGGGCGCGGGCGCGCGGCGCCACCATCCATGCCGAGATCGTCGGCTTCGGCATGAGCGCGGACGGCATGGACATCACCGCCCCGGACATGGCGAGCGCCGCCGCCTCGATGCGCTTCGCGCTGGAGGATGCCGGGCTGGCGCCGGAGGCGATCGGCTATGTCAGCGCCCATGGCACCGCCACGGCGCTGAACGACAAGACCGAGGCCGCCGCGCTGCGGCTGGTGTTCGGCGATCACCTCGCCCGGCTGCCGGTATCGTCGTCCAAGTCGCAATACGGCCACACCATGAACGCCTCCGGCGCGCTGGATTTCGTCACCACCGTGCTGGCCCTGCGCGAGGGTTTCCTGCCGCCCACCATGGGCTTTCGCGAGGCCGACCCCGAATGCGACCTCGACTGCGTGCCCAACGCCGCGCGGGAGGCGGCGATCGAGGCGGCGATCTCGTCCAGCTTCGCCTTTGGCGGGCTGAATGCGGTGCTGGCGGTGAAGCGGTACGAGGGCTAG
- a CDS encoding LysR family transcriptional regulator, which translates to MPPADTLPFDLRALEIFLAVCDAGTMAQAARRLGLTQPAISQAVADLERRIGIALFDRTARPLGLTAAGGALRQRASALVSEARQIAPLLREAEHARLPLLRAGLVDSLARALMAPLARALGEKAEQVSLLSGLTASHAGALLTRQLDLLVGADALDEIEGLERWPLLSEPYVLLLPAPAPVPASVEALEDLARALPLVRFSARSKTGMEVERHLRRLRLDLPRPLEFDTPYGVTSAVLEGAGFAVTTPLCLLEAGLPLDGFACHKLPGPGLTRHLTLIARRQELGRLPRETAAFCRARLAAQHGAVAALVGEGLAAEFRVEG; encoded by the coding sequence ATGCCCCCCGCCGACACGCTGCCCTTCGATCTGCGGGCGCTGGAAATCTTCCTCGCGGTCTGTGACGCCGGCACCATGGCGCAGGCGGCGCGGCGGCTTGGGCTGACCCAGCCCGCCATTTCGCAGGCGGTGGCCGATCTCGAACGGCGCATCGGCATCGCTTTGTTCGACCGCACCGCCCGCCCGCTCGGCCTCACCGCCGCCGGCGGGGCACTGCGCCAGCGGGCGAGCGCGCTGGTTTCCGAAGCGCGCCAGATCGCCCCGCTGCTGCGCGAGGCCGAGCATGCCCGCCTGCCGCTGCTGCGCGCCGGGCTGGTGGATTCGCTGGCGCGGGCGCTGATGGCGCCGCTTGCCCGCGCGCTGGGGGAGAAGGCGGAACAGGTGTCGCTGCTGTCGGGCCTCACCGCCTCGCATGCCGGGGCGCTGCTCACCCGGCAGCTCGACCTTCTCGTCGGTGCCGACGCGCTGGACGAGATCGAGGGGCTGGAACGTTGGCCGCTGCTCTCCGAGCCCTATGTGCTGCTGCTGCCGGCGCCAGCGCCGGTCCCTGCCTCGGTGGAGGCGCTGGAGGACCTCGCCCGCGCCCTGCCGCTGGTGCGCTTCTCCGCCCGTTCAAAGACCGGCATGGAGGTGGAGCGGCATCTGCGCCGCCTGCGGCTCGACCTGCCGCGCCCGCTGGAATTCGACACGCCCTATGGCGTCACCAGCGCGGTGCTGGAAGGGGCGGGCTTCGCCGTGACCACGCCGCTTTGCCTTCTGGAAGCGGGCCTGCCACTCGATGGCTTTGCCTGCCACAAGCTGCCCGGCCCGGGGCTGACGCGCCACCTCACCCTCATTGCCCGCCGGCAGGAATTGGGGCGCCTGCCGCGCGAGACCGCCGCCTTCTGCCGCGCCCGCCTCGCCGCCCAGCATGGCGCGGTCGCGGCGCTGGTGGGGGAGGGGCTGGCGGCGGAGTTCCGGGTGGAGGGGTAG
- a CDS encoding sarcosine oxidase subunit beta family protein, producing MRYSVFSLLANALNGQKGWTPAWREAAPKPAYDVIIVGGGGHGLATAYYLAKVHGIRNVAVLEKGVIGSGNAGRNTTIIRSNYLLPGNEPFYEWSMKLWEGLEQELNYNAMVSQRGILNLFHSDAQRDAYARRGNAMRLAGVDSALLDKAQVRAMYPFLDFDNARFPIQGGLLQARAGTARHDAVVWGYARAADRLGVDIVQNCEVTGFIREGDAIVGVETTRGPVRAGKVGVAVAGSSSRVAGMAGLRLPIESHVLQAFVSEGLKPLVDGVITFGAGHFYISQSDKGGLVFGGDIDGYNSYAQRGNLPVIEDVCEGGMALMPRIGRLRLLRHWGGIMDMSMDGSPIIDRTPVPGLFLNAGWCYGGFKATPASGWCFAHLLAKGEPHETAGAFRLDRFRTGHLIDEKGVGAQPNLH from the coding sequence ATGCGCTATTCCGTGTTTTCCCTGCTCGCCAATGCCCTGAACGGCCAGAAGGGCTGGACCCCGGCCTGGCGCGAGGCGGCGCCGAAGCCGGCCTATGACGTCATCATCGTCGGCGGCGGCGGGCATGGGCTGGCCACCGCCTATTACCTCGCCAAGGTACACGGCATCCGCAATGTCGCGGTGCTGGAAAAGGGCGTCATCGGCTCCGGCAATGCCGGGCGCAACACCACCATCATCCGCTCCAACTATCTGCTGCCCGGCAACGAGCCGTTCTACGAATGGTCGATGAAGCTGTGGGAAGGGCTGGAGCAGGAACTGAACTACAACGCAATGGTGAGCCAGCGCGGCATTCTCAACCTGTTCCACTCCGACGCCCAGCGCGACGCCTATGCGCGGCGCGGCAATGCCATGCGCCTCGCGGGTGTCGATTCCGCGCTACTGGACAAGGCGCAGGTGCGGGCCATGTACCCGTTCCTCGATTTCGACAATGCGCGCTTTCCCATTCAGGGCGGGCTGCTGCAGGCCCGCGCCGGCACCGCCCGCCACGATGCGGTGGTGTGGGGCTATGCCCGCGCCGCCGACCGTCTTGGCGTCGACATCGTGCAGAATTGCGAAGTGACGGGGTTCATCCGCGAGGGCGACGCCATCGTCGGGGTGGAGACCACGCGCGGGCCGGTGCGGGCGGGCAAGGTGGGGGTAGCGGTGGCGGGTTCGTCCTCGCGCGTCGCCGGCATGGCCGGGCTGCGGCTGCCGATCGAGAGCCATGTGCTGCAGGCCTTCGTCTCCGAGGGGCTGAAGCCGCTGGTCGACGGCGTCATCACCTTCGGCGCCGGGCATTTCTACATCTCGCAATCCGACAAGGGCGGCCTCGTCTTCGGCGGCGATATTGACGGCTACAATTCCTACGCCCAGCGCGGCAATCTCCCCGTGATCGAGGATGTGTGCGAGGGCGGCATGGCCTTGATGCCGCGCATTGGGCGGCTGCGGCTGCTGCGCCACTGGGGCGGCATCATGGACATGTCGATGGACGGATCGCCGATCATCGACCGCACGCCCGTGCCGGGGCTCTTCCTCAATGCCGGCTGGTGCTATGGCGGCTTCAAGGCAACCCCGGCCTCCGGCTGGTGCTTCGCCCATCTGCTGGCGAAGGGGGAGCCGCACGAAACCGCTGGCGCTTTCCGGCTCGACCGCTTCCGTACCGGCCATCTCATCGACGAGAAGGGAGTCGGCGCGCAGCCGAACCTGCATTGA
- a CDS encoding sarcosine oxidase subunit delta, whose amino-acid sequence MRIPCPYCGARDAHEFAYLGDATLTRPDPAAPDAEQAFHDYVYQRDNPAGAHEEWWYHASGCRQWLRVARDTRTHAISGAVAARATGEPA is encoded by the coding sequence ATGCGTATCCCCTGCCCCTATTGCGGCGCGCGCGACGCCCATGAGTTCGCCTATCTCGGCGATGCGACGCTGACACGGCCCGATCCAGCCGCGCCGGACGCGGAACAGGCCTTTCACGACTATGTCTATCAGCGCGACAACCCGGCCGGGGCGCATGAGGAGTGGTGGTACCACGCCAGTGGCTGCCGCCAGTGGCTGCGCGTCGCCCGCGACACCCGCACCCACGCCATATCGGGCGCGGTCGCCGCGCGGGCGACGGGAGAGCCGGCATGA